The DNA segment GCCCCCGAACGGTTAATTTTCATCCTCGCTCCTCGGTTTTCGAGAACCACATCCCTTCACGAAAAGAACGCGAAAACCGGAGGTGGCCCGCGCCTGGCCCACAGTCGGATCACGGTGGTCGGTCTCCCCGGACTTTCGCGTCATTTCGCGTAAGTTCGCGGTTCCCTCCTCTCCGGGACCTGTCGCTTCGCGGTTTCTCACGCGGCCAGGCGGTGGCAGTGGCGGGCGAGGTCGAGGTCGGTGACGACGGGGGTCTGCTCCAGGCGGCTGGCAAGCGAGGCGTCCCAGAGCAGGGTGCGGAGCGGAGCGAGGAAACGCCGCGGCACTTCGGGGTCGGCGAGGTTGCGCAACGCGGCGAGGGCGTGGCGGGTGGCGGGAAGGCCAAGCCACTCCAGAACGCCGAAGAGTCCGGCGCGCTCGAAGATGGCGGCAATTTCGTCCCAGCCGGGCCGCTCGGCGCCACGGAGCGCGACATGCGCCGCCACAAACACGGTGAGCGCGGGCACTTCGGAGAGAACGGGCAGCAGCTCCGGGCAACGGGAGATCACCTGCAGCGCCTCGAGTCGGCTGAACCGAAAGCCGGCGACGAAGGCGCGCTCGGTCGCGGGCATGAACTCAAGGTAACGGCGCCACATCGGCTCGCGGACGTAGGCGGCGGCGGCGGCAAACGCGCCTTCGGTCGGCTGCTCGGGCAGCCACGCGTCGCCACAGCGGCGCTGGAAGGCGACTTCGGGCCAGGCGGTGACGCGCCAGGCGATGCCCGCGTGGGACCAGCTGATTTCAACCGCGGCGGTTTCGGTCGGACGGCGACGACGGAGCGTTTTCATGAATGAAAGCTTAGCAGGACCCCTGAGACATTCCTTGTCCCACGGGCGAAAAAAGCCTTCCTTTCGGCATGACCTCACGCGTCCAGCTCTCCCGTCCCCCGCTCGAGCGCATGCTGCGGATTCACGACGAGCTCCGGCGCGGAACGCTCACGAACTGCAGCAAGCTCGTGAAGATCCTGAGCGTTTGCCGGAAGACGGTGTTGCGCGACCTGGCCTTCATGCGCGACCGGCTCGACCTGCCGATCGAGTTCGACCCGCTGATCCAGGCGTATCGCTACACGCATCCCGTGAGCGCGTTTCCGACGGTGCACGTGACGGAGGGTGAGTTGCTGGCGCTGCTGGTGGCGCAGCGGGCGCTGGAGCAGTACCGCGGGACGCCCTTTCATCGCTCGCTGGAGATCGCGTTCGAGAAGCTCGCGGGCGGGCTGCGGGACAAGATCTCGTTTTCGCCGGCGGACGAACTGAAGGCGGTGTCCTTCAAGAACGTCGGCCTCGGCAAGACGGACCTCGCGATCTTCAATGCGCTGAGCGGCGCGGTGCTGCGGCAGGAGGAGGTGGAGTTCGACTACCGCAAGCCGGGAGAGTCCGCGCGCTCACACCGGCGCGTGCGGCCCTACCACCTGGCGCACCGGGAGAACCTCTGGTACCTCGTGGCGTTCGATGTGGAGCGCGGCGGGTTGCGGACCTTCGCGGTACCGCGCATCGCGGGCGTGCAGGTGCTGAAGCAGAAGTTCGAGAAACCGGCGGACTTCTCGCCCGATGCCTTCTTTGCCGATGCGCTCGGCGTGCTTGGCGGGCGCGGCGATGCACACGACGTCGTGATCCGGTTCGCCGCCGGAGCGGCGGATCGCGTGCGCGAGCGCGAGTGGCATGAATCGCAAGAGCTGCGTGACCTGCCGGATGGCCGGGTGGAATTGAAGCTGAAGCTCGGCGCGTTGCCGGAAGTCGAGCGCTGGGTGCTCGGCTGGGGCGCGGCCGCAGAGGTCATCGGCCCGAGGGAGCTCCGGCAACGCGTGGCCGAGACGGCAGCGAGCATCGCGGCGAAGTATGGAAAAAGGGAATGAGGGAGTAAGGGGACAAAGGCGTGCGCCAGATTTCACGTGGCACCGGTAAGCGCTCTGGTCTCCAGAGGGCGCCGGCCTCTCAAAACACCGTCGGTCCCTCGTCCCTTCACCCCTGTCGTTCCGCCCCTCCGACCTCGCCCCGTCCTTTTCTTCCGCGTCATTCCGTCCACTCATTCCCTCACTCCCCCACTCCCTTACTCCCTTTTCATTCCCTTGCCGGCGGGGCGCTTTGCGGATTCGTTGGCCGGTTCCTGCGCTTCGGCGCGTCACAACTCACTTGCCGTTCACGTCTCCATGATTGCGACCCACTCGGGATCGATCCGCCTCTTCCGGTTTTCGGGCATC comes from the Opitutus sp. ER46 genome and includes:
- a CDS encoding WYL domain-containing protein; the protein is MTSRVQLSRPPLERMLRIHDELRRGTLTNCSKLVKILSVCRKTVLRDLAFMRDRLDLPIEFDPLIQAYRYTHPVSAFPTVHVTEGELLALLVAQRALEQYRGTPFHRSLEIAFEKLAGGLRDKISFSPADELKAVSFKNVGLGKTDLAIFNALSGAVLRQEEVEFDYRKPGESARSHRRVRPYHLAHRENLWYLVAFDVERGGLRTFAVPRIAGVQVLKQKFEKPADFSPDAFFADALGVLGGRGDAHDVVIRFAAGAADRVREREWHESQELRDLPDGRVELKLKLGALPEVERWVLGWGAAAEVIGPRELRQRVAETAASIAAKYGKRE